From one Mucilaginibacter terrenus genomic stretch:
- a CDS encoding class I SAM-dependent methyltransferase produces the protein MQANYDNSACFYDRLSGLVFGKAIINAQTFLLGHIPAHSNILVIGGGTGWILEEIARVHPHALSITYVEISANMMELSRKRSYGANQVNFVNTAIEELKLNTEFDVVITPFLLDNYTEEHLPATFNHIHQMLKPSGIWLYTDFQLTGKWWQQAMLKSMLSFFKLLCGVESWHLPDAKGQFAKFHYETLAVKTFYKDFIISKVYQKSA, from the coding sequence ATGCAGGCTAATTATGATAATTCTGCATGCTTTTACGACCGGCTATCAGGGTTGGTTTTCGGGAAAGCGATTATTAACGCGCAAACCTTTTTACTAGGTCATATTCCTGCACACAGCAATATACTTGTTATCGGTGGAGGAACGGGGTGGATACTGGAAGAAATAGCAAGGGTGCATCCCCATGCTTTAAGCATTACCTATGTGGAGATATCCGCAAATATGATGGAGCTTTCGCGGAAAAGAAGCTATGGCGCCAACCAGGTAAACTTTGTTAACACCGCCATTGAAGAACTGAAATTAAACACAGAATTTGATGTGGTTATTACCCCATTCTTACTGGACAACTATACCGAAGAACATCTCCCGGCAACCTTCAACCACATACACCAAATGCTCAAACCTTCCGGAATATGGTTGTATACTGATTTCCAGCTTACCGGCAAATGGTGGCAGCAGGCAATGCTTAAAAGCATGCTGTCATTTTTTAAATTACTCTGCGGAGTAGAGTCGTGGCACTTGCCAGATGCAAAAGGACAATTCGCAAAGTTTCATTACGAAACACTAGCTGTTAAAACTTTCTACAAAGACTTTATCATTTCAAAAGTATACCAAAAGTCCGCTTAA
- a CDS encoding response regulator transcription factor gives MNKEIKIALVEDDENLRFLVAERMQSEGYKVLESGNGVEAEKMILVEQPDIVLLDWMLPGRQGSEVCASLREKGFDKLVIMMTAKAQDIDKIDAYNFGVSDYITKPFNMDVLVAMIDSKIKFSLNSGEKTESHKFGNMEHLPNTHLLIRDGRKTELTILENRILLYFLKNKNKVINREELMMEVWGYNADVNTRTLDMHIVRLRKKIENNPDSPTYLQTVRGIGYKFVY, from the coding sequence ATGAACAAAGAAATTAAGATAGCGCTGGTTGAGGACGACGAGAACCTGCGGTTTTTGGTAGCGGAACGCATGCAGAGCGAAGGCTACAAAGTGTTAGAATCTGGTAATGGCGTCGAGGCTGAAAAAATGATTCTTGTCGAGCAACCTGATATTGTTCTATTAGATTGGATGCTACCTGGCAGGCAAGGTTCCGAAGTTTGTGCTAGCTTAAGGGAAAAGGGCTTTGATAAGCTGGTAATTATGATGACCGCTAAAGCGCAGGATATAGATAAGATAGACGCCTACAACTTTGGCGTGTCTGACTACATCACCAAGCCTTTTAACATGGATGTGCTTGTTGCCATGATTGACAGCAAGATAAAGTTTTCTTTAAACAGCGGTGAAAAAACCGAGTCGCACAAGTTTGGCAATATGGAACACCTGCCAAATACCCACCTTTTAATACGTGACGGACGTAAGACCGAGCTTACAATTCTGGAGAACAGGATATTGCTTTATTTCCTGAAGAACAAGAATAAAGTGATCAACCGCGAAGAGTTGATGATGGAAGTATGGGGTTACAACGCCGATGTTAATACCCGTACGCTTGACATGCACATAGTACGCTTAAGGAAAAAGATTGAGAACAATCCTGATTCGCCAACTTACCTGCAAACAGTTAGAGGGATTGGTTACAAGTTCGTGTACTAG
- a CDS encoding sensor histidine kinase produces MTAPKKHVYRTNFTLITAFLVLITVTLVIAIFVSYKLTAKYVENEFTSKKIEVQEQTIKPYNDFFQIKIPEITSYNGFLDSASAANYASTVFKSYPFVRKVLFYDIQIGKPVSQVVADQGIFVKAVYRYKPKHGKVFGQKDMSVANDDDFKQMALKLHNFINVADTTRLPSQDEIFRTFYNVNPDKISYLNIPRREDIKIYRAVLKNRKSQNFGKQNMLTFSLDPHFLKVNNTHPELYQDVTIQPVVYDPLDVEKEKIITEVALPGAFSNFKLYFSSERSHLNREIDKRYLPIGAVLFLIYFFLVLISYLIYRNLNVNLKIFKLQYDFINNFTHEFKTPVSVIKIAGSNLRGDGELSERQRKHYGKILDEEADKLNELMNKLLSFTQLENRSIRIKREEIDIQHFVKGYIDTFKIKYPDFNLKYIMDNVSTFYSDPVLLGSVFQNLMENAYKYSHPGKKELLISIKQDKRNIVFSFADKGIGMDKSEQGDVFKKFYRIENQYNQNGSVGLGLAFCKELMNFMNGSITVNSRPNEGSTFIVTLPLES; encoded by the coding sequence ATGACGGCGCCTAAAAAACACGTTTACCGAACCAACTTTACACTGATCACTGCTTTTTTAGTACTGATAACGGTAACGCTTGTCATTGCTATTTTTGTAAGCTATAAGCTCACGGCCAAGTATGTCGAGAATGAATTTACATCCAAGAAGATAGAGGTACAGGAACAAACCATAAAACCCTACAACGATTTTTTCCAGATCAAGATCCCGGAAATTACCTCTTACAACGGCTTTCTTGATTCGGCATCGGCCGCTAACTATGCTTCTACGGTGTTTAAAAGTTACCCTTTTGTACGCAAGGTACTTTTCTACGATATACAAATAGGGAAGCCAGTAAGCCAGGTTGTAGCAGATCAAGGCATATTTGTTAAGGCTGTTTACCGTTACAAGCCTAAGCACGGCAAAGTTTTCGGCCAGAAAGATATGTCGGTGGCTAACGACGATGACTTTAAACAGATGGCCTTAAAGCTGCACAACTTTATTAATGTAGCGGATACCACAAGGCTGCCCTCGCAGGATGAGATATTTCGCACCTTTTACAACGTTAACCCGGACAAAATAAGTTACCTCAACATTCCGCGCAGGGAGGATATAAAGATTTACCGGGCGGTGCTCAAAAACCGTAAATCGCAAAACTTTGGTAAGCAGAACATGCTTACATTTTCGCTTGACCCTCATTTTTTAAAGGTAAACAATACCCATCCCGAGCTTTACCAAGATGTTACCATTCAACCGGTTGTGTATGATCCGCTGGATGTAGAAAAGGAAAAGATCATTACAGAAGTTGCCTTGCCTGGTGCCTTCTCCAACTTCAAATTATACTTCAGTTCCGAAAGAAGCCACCTAAATCGCGAGATTGATAAAAGGTATCTTCCTATAGGTGCGGTGTTGTTCCTGATATACTTTTTCCTGGTGCTTATTAGCTACCTTATTTACCGAAACCTAAATGTTAACCTCAAAATATTTAAGCTCCAGTACGACTTTATAAACAACTTTACACATGAGTTTAAAACGCCTGTAAGTGTTATTAAAATAGCCGGCTCGAATTTAAGGGGTGATGGAGAGCTTAGTGAGCGGCAGCGTAAACACTATGGTAAAATATTGGACGAAGAAGCCGATAAGCTGAACGAATTGATGAATAAGCTGTTGTCTTTTACTCAACTGGAAAACCGCTCTATACGTATAAAGCGCGAGGAGATAGATATTCAGCACTTTGTTAAAGGGTATATAGATACTTTTAAGATAAAGTATCCGGACTTTAACCTCAAATATATTATGGATAACGTTAGTACCTTTTACAGCGATCCGGTATTACTGGGCAGCGTTTTCCAGAACTTAATGGAAAACGCGTACAAGTACTCGCATCCTGGTAAGAAGGAATTGCTGATCAGTATAAAACAGGATAAAAGAAATATCGTATTTTCATTTGCAGATAAAGGTATTGGAATGGATAAAAGTGAGCAGGGGGATGTGTTTAAGAAGTTTTACCGTATAGAGAACCAATATAATCAAAACGGAAGCGTTGGTCTCGGGTTGGCTTTCTGTAAGGAATTAATGAATTTTATGAACGGCAGCATTACGGTGAACAGTAGACCTAATGAAGGTTCAACGTTTATTGTTACATTGCCACTTGAAAGCTAA
- a CDS encoding alpha/beta hydrolase family protein, with product MPGRLRTLLFFAIAVLLGACKQQEDQQIPIGNFFRTPEKSFYKISPDGQFVSYLKPYKDKQNIYIKSLKTGNEQMATSYTDYSVRDYSWTFNNQIVFTQDIIANDEFRVFTLDVASLKIKKLLNLNNARIRILNRNRLRPDIITVAINKRDPANFDVYHLNVKTGELKLYLQNPGNVTKWYPEPDGTIRLEKLSDGVNETILFRLNEQTAFKPVIRNNFNDKVEPIAFTGEKNYFYALSNVDRDKTALVEIDAESGREVKVLYASANADIMDVAYSKNKRRVEFVWWDEAKPQKHFLSNDIEKIYSSLSSKLKGDEVNVVDRDSLENKFVINTYTDKSPGTYYLYERNSDKLTKLGDVYSGLTPSAFCAMQPVSFKATDGLTINGYLTVPKDKERKNLPVVVVPHDGIWGRDSWGYDPEVQFLASRGYAVFQVNYRGSAGYGKAFRRAGFKQVGGKIQSDITDGVHWLIEQKIANPKKIAIFGGGFGGFSALYGVSFHPELYNCAVVKYGVINFFTYLKDAPAFYKPYLKMTYEMIGDPEKDAEQLRAISPVFHTDKIKSPLLIFQGAKDPRANISELNQFVRELKKRNVPVTYQLKENERAFFRSEHNRMEMYAEIEKFLATNMQVKP from the coding sequence ATGCCCGGCCGCTTAAGAACTTTATTATTTTTTGCTATTGCTGTACTACTGGGTGCGTGTAAACAACAAGAAGACCAGCAAATACCTATTGGCAATTTTTTCAGAACGCCGGAAAAGAGCTTCTATAAGATCTCTCCCGATGGGCAGTTCGTGTCGTACCTCAAGCCTTATAAAGATAAACAAAATATATACATCAAGTCGTTAAAAACGGGTAACGAGCAAATGGCTACATCGTACACCGATTACTCTGTACGCGACTACTCCTGGACCTTTAACAATCAGATTGTATTTACCCAGGACATTATTGCTAACGATGAGTTTAGGGTTTTTACACTGGATGTTGCCAGCCTGAAGATTAAGAAGCTGCTTAACCTGAATAATGCGCGCATACGTATATTAAACCGCAATAGACTAAGACCTGATATTATTACCGTTGCTATAAACAAGCGTGACCCTGCTAACTTTGACGTGTACCATTTAAACGTTAAAACAGGTGAATTAAAGCTGTATTTACAAAACCCTGGTAACGTAACAAAATGGTACCCCGAGCCTGATGGTACCATCAGGCTGGAAAAGTTATCTGACGGTGTAAACGAAACTATACTGTTCCGCTTAAACGAACAAACAGCTTTTAAGCCCGTAATCAGAAATAACTTTAACGATAAGGTAGAGCCGATTGCTTTCACAGGTGAAAAGAACTACTTCTACGCGTTATCCAACGTTGATCGAGATAAAACTGCCCTGGTTGAAATTGATGCTGAGAGCGGTCGTGAAGTAAAGGTGTTGTATGCCAGCGCTAACGCGGACATTATGGATGTGGCCTATAGCAAAAATAAGCGCCGCGTGGAGTTTGTTTGGTGGGATGAAGCAAAGCCCCAAAAGCATTTCCTGAGCAACGATATCGAAAAAATATACAGCAGCCTTTCTAGCAAGCTTAAAGGTGATGAGGTAAACGTGGTAGATCGCGATAGCCTGGAGAATAAATTTGTCATTAATACTTATACTGACAAGTCGCCCGGAACCTATTATTTATATGAGCGTAATAGCGATAAACTAACCAAACTCGGCGACGTTTATAGCGGCCTTACCCCGTCGGCGTTTTGCGCCATGCAGCCGGTTAGTTTTAAAGCGACTGATGGGCTAACCATTAACGGATACCTAACCGTACCAAAGGATAAAGAGCGCAAGAATTTACCTGTGGTTGTAGTGCCGCATGATGGTATTTGGGGACGCGACTCATGGGGATATGATCCGGAGGTGCAGTTTTTGGCTAGCCGCGGGTATGCCGTTTTCCAGGTAAATTACCGTGGATCTGCAGGGTACGGCAAAGCCTTCAGGCGGGCCGGCTTTAAACAAGTTGGCGGAAAAATACAAAGTGATATAACTGATGGCGTACACTGGCTTATTGAGCAGAAAATAGCTAACCCTAAGAAAATTGCGATTTTCGGTGGGGGATTTGGCGGCTTCTCGGCGCTTTACGGTGTCTCGTTCCATCCGGAACTTTACAACTGCGCTGTGGTGAAATACGGCGTGATAAACTTTTTTACTTACCTGAAGGATGCACCTGCGTTTTATAAGCCTTATCTTAAAATGACCTATGAAATGATAGGTGACCCTGAGAAGGACGCAGAGCAGTTGAGGGCAATATCGCCGGTTTTCCATACCGATAAAATTAAAAGTCCGCTACTGATTTTTCAGGGCGCTAAAGATCCGAGGGCGAACATAAGCGAACTAAATCAGTTTGTTAGAGAGCTAAAGAAGCGTAATGTGCCTGTAACATATCAGCTTAAAGAAAATGAGCGCGCCTTCTTCCGTAGCGAGCATAATCGTATGGAAATGTATGCTGAAATAGAAAAATTTTTGGCAACAAATATGCAGGTTAAACCTTAA
- a CDS encoding tetratricopeptide repeat protein, which yields MKRFLAILIFTLVSATRLFAQDNDLLLARQYAQNGEQQKALDIYLKLYKQDNELYFQQYLSALLNNKKFDEAESITKKMIKRHAGSNEYVIALGSVYTQQGQADKADAVYSDLIKNLPADQNEISSIAAQFYQNANVDYAIRIFLQGRKVLRNDALFSFELINLYRYKRDKPALTEEYLNFLPSNPSFINQAQSVLATVYEGSQDYEALKFSLFKRIQKDPQQVVYINLLTWQFLQQKEYDQALNQALALSRRTNDDGSSVFELCSTLVANNAFDAAIRGYEYVISKGKENPNYVSAKIEILNTRNLKVTSGKYTQADLLSLEQDYLTLLEEFGRNRGTLFAMEKLATLQAFKLHKLKEAQSLLQAAVNIQGARPNLIATCKLDLGDVYLLNNRPWDATLEYSQVEKDNSAISTAIGQEALFRNAKLAYYMGDFTWSRGQLDVLKAATTQLIANDALNLSLLISDNLAADSTGAALKMYARADLLIFSEQTEKAIKTLDSIGKKYPENGLAADILMAKTKIAMQQQDYANAITLLKQIADKYPDNLWADDAVYMLGDIYENSLSNPDLAKTYYQKIIADYPGSLWLNEARKRFRLLRGDKNSS from the coding sequence ATGAAGCGGTTTTTAGCCATTTTAATATTCACACTTGTATCTGCCACCAGGCTTTTTGCTCAAGATAATGATTTATTGCTTGCCCGCCAATATGCTCAAAATGGCGAACAACAGAAAGCGTTGGATATTTATCTGAAGTTGTATAAACAGGATAACGAGTTGTACTTTCAACAATATTTAAGCGCCTTGTTGAACAACAAAAAGTTTGACGAAGCCGAAAGCATCACAAAAAAGATGATTAAGCGGCACGCGGGCAGCAATGAGTATGTCATAGCGCTTGGATCGGTATACACGCAGCAGGGCCAGGCAGACAAAGCAGATGCTGTTTACTCGGACCTGATAAAGAACCTCCCGGCAGATCAGAATGAAATATCATCCATTGCCGCCCAGTTTTACCAAAATGCCAATGTAGATTACGCGATACGCATCTTTTTACAAGGCAGAAAAGTGCTGCGCAACGATGCACTTTTTTCTTTTGAGCTGATCAATCTGTACCGCTATAAGCGAGATAAACCTGCTCTAACAGAAGAGTACCTTAACTTTCTACCGTCAAACCCATCTTTCATAAACCAGGCGCAAAGCGTATTGGCAACAGTTTATGAAGGAAGCCAGGATTATGAAGCGCTTAAGTTTAGCTTATTTAAGCGCATACAAAAAGATCCGCAGCAGGTAGTATACATTAACCTGCTTACATGGCAGTTTTTACAACAGAAAGAATACGACCAGGCGCTTAACCAGGCGCTTGCTTTAAGCCGCCGTACAAACGATGATGGAAGCAGTGTATTTGAACTCTGCAGCACATTAGTAGCCAATAATGCTTTTGATGCTGCTATACGAGGGTATGAGTACGTTATTTCAAAAGGTAAAGAAAACCCCAACTACGTTTCTGCTAAGATTGAAATTTTAAACACCAGAAATCTAAAGGTTACCAGTGGTAAATACACCCAGGCAGATTTGCTTAGCCTGGAACAGGATTATCTTACTTTATTAGAAGAATTCGGCCGGAACCGCGGTACACTATTCGCCATGGAAAAACTGGCAACACTACAGGCATTTAAACTTCACAAGTTAAAAGAGGCACAATCTCTTCTACAAGCTGCAGTTAACATTCAAGGTGCAAGGCCCAACCTCATTGCGACCTGTAAACTTGACCTTGGCGACGTCTACCTGCTTAATAACCGTCCTTGGGATGCCACATTGGAATACAGCCAGGTAGAGAAAGACAATTCTGCAATTAGCACGGCTATTGGGCAAGAGGCTCTTTTCAGAAATGCGAAGCTTGCCTATTATATGGGCGATTTTACGTGGAGCCGAGGCCAACTGGATGTTTTAAAAGCAGCCACTACGCAATTGATTGCTAATGATGCATTAAATTTATCATTATTGATATCTGACAACTTAGCAGCGGACAGTACAGGCGCAGCATTAAAGATGTATGCCAGGGCCGATTTACTGATCTTTTCGGAACAGACTGAAAAAGCGATTAAAACATTGGACAGCATAGGCAAAAAATATCCTGAAAACGGCCTTGCAGCTGATATATTGATGGCAAAAACAAAAATTGCTATGCAACAGCAAGATTATGCTAATGCTATTACGCTTCTTAAACAAATTGCAGATAAATACCCCGACAACCTTTGGGCTGATGATGCGGTGTACATGCTGGGCGACATTTACGAGAACAGTCTTAGCAACCCCGATCTCGCCAAAACTTATTATCAGAAAATAATTGCCGATTATCCGGGTAGTTTGTGGCTTAACGAAGCCCGTAAGAGGTTTAGGCTTTTAAGAGGCGATAAGAATTCGTCCTAA
- a CDS encoding DUF4286 family protein: MIIYNDTYILEDTVEQEWLTWMREVHIPDIMATGCFSSHQILTVIDSPNDGITYCVQFIADTIENFQDYYRTHLFGFQELHQQQFAERFVLFNTLMKTVD; this comes from the coding sequence ATGATAATCTATAACGATACCTATATACTGGAAGATACTGTTGAGCAGGAATGGCTCACCTGGATGAGGGAAGTACATATTCCTGATATCATGGCCACCGGCTGCTTTAGCTCACACCAAATACTCACCGTTATTGACTCTCCTAACGATGGCATAACCTATTGCGTACAGTTTATAGCAGACACCATCGAAAATTTTCAGGACTATTATCGCACCCATCTTTTTGGCTTCCAGGAGCTTCATCAACAACAATTTGCCGAGCGGTTTGTATTGTTTAACACTTTGATGAAAACTGTAGATTAA
- the rfbC gene encoding dTDP-4-dehydrorhamnose 3,5-epimerase, which yields MNVTETIIPGVLILEPRVFTDDRGYFFESYSKRTLAELGIEADFVQDNQSMSQKGTVRGLHAQAHPFAQGKLVRVLQGSVMDVAVDARVGSPTYGRHVAVELTAANNRQLWVPAGCLHGFVTLEDNTIFTYKVTNYYDKASETGVVWNDPELAIGWGINEANAVLSAKDLELPDFKSFKSPFTYQA from the coding sequence ATGAACGTTACTGAAACTATTATTCCCGGAGTATTGATACTTGAGCCACGAGTATTCACAGACGACCGTGGTTACTTCTTTGAAAGCTACAGCAAGCGCACCCTTGCTGAACTGGGCATTGAAGCTGATTTTGTACAGGACAACCAGTCTATGTCACAAAAAGGCACTGTAAGGGGCCTGCATGCTCAGGCACATCCGTTTGCGCAAGGTAAACTTGTACGTGTATTACAGGGTAGTGTAATGGATGTTGCAGTTGATGCAAGGGTGGGTTCGCCAACTTACGGGCGCCATGTAGCAGTTGAGCTTACAGCGGCTAACAACCGGCAGCTATGGGTACCAGCTGGCTGCCTGCACGGCTTTGTAACACTGGAAGACAATACCATATTTACCTACAAAGTAACCAACTACTACGACAAGGCGTCAGAAACAGGAGTAGTATGGAACGATCCTGAACTTGCTATCGGGTGGGGAATTAACGAGGCAAATGCGGTACTATCTGCAAAAGATCTGGAGCTTCCGGATTTTAAATCTTTTAAAAGCCCTTTTACTTACCAGGCGTAA
- a CDS encoding M57 family metalloprotease, which translates to MKTNLLTRTGLSIALLSSVLLACQKNTKTTDATPVAKTEVSSQALQSIANMGFSTDDVHKVNGGYLVEGDIMLTDENMADAATSSFLRVAEAEQYRTTNLVKNLPRTVTVSVSNLPTVYATATQNALARYNALNLTLKFQFVSTGGQIQVIGFNEGPSGGYITLGSSGFPTRKGNPYSQIQMNTNAQAYGTNPDVNYLTSVLQHELGHCIGFRHTDYFDRSYSCGGTATNEGASNVGAVLIPGTPAGADAASWMLACSNGGDRTFNSNDKIALNYLY; encoded by the coding sequence ATGAAAACTAATTTGTTAACAAGAACAGGCTTATCAATAGCCCTGCTGTCGAGCGTATTATTAGCTTGCCAGAAAAACACTAAAACTACAGATGCTACACCAGTAGCTAAAACCGAAGTTTCCAGCCAAGCGCTTCAATCCATTGCCAACATGGGCTTTAGTACAGATGATGTACACAAGGTAAACGGCGGCTATTTAGTTGAAGGCGACATTATGCTTACCGATGAGAATATGGCTGATGCGGCTACCAGCTCTTTCCTCCGTGTTGCCGAAGCTGAGCAGTACCGTACCACTAACCTGGTAAAAAACCTGCCAAGAACAGTAACTGTATCGGTATCAAACCTGCCAACCGTGTATGCTACGGCAACACAAAACGCACTTGCCCGCTACAATGCACTTAACTTAACACTTAAGTTCCAGTTTGTAAGCACCGGCGGGCAGATCCAGGTGATTGGCTTTAACGAAGGCCCTAGCGGCGGTTACATCACCTTAGGCTCTTCAGGTTTCCCTACTCGTAAAGGCAATCCTTACAGCCAAATACAAATGAATACTAACGCACAAGCTTACGGTACTAATCCGGATGTTAATTACCTAACCTCGGTATTACAACATGAGTTGGGCCATTGCATTGGTTTCCGCCATACCGATTATTTTGATCGTTCTTACAGCTGCGGTGGTACTGCAACAAACGAAGGTGCATCAAACGTGGGTGCAGTTTTAATTCCGGGTACACCAGCCGGAGCTGATGCTGCTTCGTGGATGCTGGCCTGCTCTAACGGCGGCGATCGCACCTTTAATTCAAATGATAAAATAGCTTTGAATTACCTGTACTAA